The sequence CTTTCTCATTAAAGCGGACCGATACTGGAGAGATATCCATCTTCACATGCAATAAAGAGTAAGAATCCTTTTGACCATCCTGATAACCCCAATATCCGTTTGTTTCATCTGTCTGTTTGAATCCGAGCTCAAAACCATTTCCTTTACTATCATAAAGGTAACTATGTACCTCACTTACTTCTTCATTGTCCACTAGGGAATACGACAGGTATTGCGGGAGTGTCCCATAGGATGATAGAACACCCGTAGCTGCAAGAGGCTTAAAGTTATAATATTCATAGCCTTTTGTTTCAACCTTATCCCCGCTCATCGTAAATTCCTTCGTTTTGACATTAAGTTCATCACCAGGAGATAGATAACTAAGATCAACGTTCTTTATTTCTTTTCCAGTGGAAGTTGATTGTGCTACATCTATTACCGTGATGTTACTTCTTCCTAATACTGAAATCGTTTGTTTTTCGTTGTTAACCACCATCGCCGTATCTTCATCAATTCCATAGGCGAAGTGATGTTTGTTTGTTTCGTAATGGATGGCTGTAGCTACTAGTCGGCCAAGACGAGATCTTTCATTAAAATGTTGATCCACAATCCCCCATTGGAAGAATCCAAGCCCTTTTTCGATATACACAGGTGCATATTCTTCATCTCGATTGGATACGTCTTCCGTTATGAACTCTTGACGAAGACCTCCTAAACTGTCACCACCCGTAATCATCACATCACTCATGATGGCTGCTCCGGCGCTTGTCCCACCAAGAACGGCTCCTTCCCGGTAAACATTCCAAATTTCATCTAAAGCTTTCGTGTTTTTCCCATTTTCCTTAACCAATGTGTCTGTGATCTTAAGTTGATCTCCTCCGACAAACCAAATTCCTGTCATCTTCTTGATTTTTTCTGTTATTTCTTTCTTTTGAGCATTATTTTTCCATTTACTTTCGTCTTCCTCTGTGCCTGAGAAATCGTGAGCAGATAGAGGAAGGATTTCAATTGATTTTTCATCTACTCCATACGACATCAAATCTTTCTTAAATTGATTTGATGACTTCAGAGAGCCTGAAGCAGAAGGAATGATTCCTATTTTCGCTTTCTTTTCCCCCCCTGATAGTTTAATGAACTCTTCGTAAACAGCCGAGTTGCTGCTACCTAAAGCTCCTCCGACAATCACTAGATTCCCCTTGATGCTGCTCTCGTTTTCCTTGGCAAATACACTGGAAGTTGCCAAGCTGATTATAACTGTAAATACAGTCATAATAATGAATAGTTTCTTCGCTTTACCCCAATAACCATTCATCAACATTTCTCCCTTCTATTAATCTATTTTCAATTGGCTCTTTTCGCAAAGATTGTTGTTTTCGAGCATAGAATCTACCAGGGCTCTGTCAACCAGGTTTATGCTGGATGGTGAGGGGAACTGCTTCGCTTCCGGGGTCTCGACACGTCCGTACTTCCGCAGGAGTCTGCGTAGTTCCCCTCACCATCTTAAACAGTATTTTCATGACAGAGCTTCAAGGTGTGTAAGAAAACAATGTAACTAGAAAAAAATAATCCTTCTTCCTTAAAATGAAATTCAATCTCTTTTACCTTAAATGAGATTGCTTGCTAAAATTCTTGTTATTATAGATTTCTATGAAGGATACATGCTTAGAAAGTTGATTGGAGCGGAAGGATGCTCGACTCCTGCGGGAATAGCTGGACAGGTGAGACCCCGGAGGCTTGCCGAGGAGGCTCACCGCCAGCCCCGCGGAAAGCGAGCATCCTGTAGCGGAAATCAACTATTACTTTCTTCTCTACAATAGCAACAAACTTTACGAATAGAGCCTTTCAATTAATTATTATGCAATTTCCATGCCAACTCTGAAATCTCTGAATTATCAATCATATTAGAAAGAAAGGGTTAAAATTGGATGTTTATGGTGAGGTAATAAATGAACCAATAAAAAAACCTCTACATTCGTTTGTTTACGAATGTAGAGGGTGCAGCTTATATCGATTAGCCGATATTTTCCTCGCAATATGAAAGAATGAGACTTTCTTCATCTTCTTCTAATTCAAAATCAAGATACGTTTCAGTGTTTCTTTCTACAATGGTCGACTGCACAATCCTGGAACCGTTCTCGTCTCGAACAAAAATGACTTTTATGTAAATACCCTGTTCTCTGTAAAGCTCATCATCCTCGGGTACTTCAATATCAAGAATAACTTCATATCGATCTCCATTTAGAATACCGGTAGGATCTTTCAGTTCCTCGGCACTATGACTTGTAATGTTCATTTTTTAACTTCCTTTCAATGTGAAACAAGTTTCTTTCATCATTCTATTATACACCTAAACCGGTGGATTTTAAAAACGTATTCCTCTATTCAGCCTCATAAGTAAATGAATGGGTTTGCTCCCCAAACTTCGTTATAATAGAAGTAGATACGAAGTTTAAGGAGAGAATGCAATGAATTCTAAAGAGATGCAAGAAAAAATCATTGAAAATTATCAAAAGGACGAGCATATGATGATCCTTGTGTTTGCGCAATGGTGTGTGAATCACGACCTTGACCCTGCAATCCTTTATCAGAAAGCCTACCCCAATCAAGGGGAAAATCCCGCCTTATTGCAAGGAATTGACTTAACGGTCCCTAAAGAAGAATCGGAAGAAATTCCCGA is a genomic window of Rossellomorea sp. y25 containing:
- a CDS encoding cyanophycinase, producing MNGYWGKAKKLFIIMTVFTVIISLATSSVFAKENESSIKGNLVIVGGALGSSNSAVYEEFIKLSGGEKKAKIGIIPSASGSLKSSNQFKKDLMSYGVDEKSIEILPLSAHDFSGTEEDESKWKNNAQKKEITEKIKKMTGIWFVGGDQLKITDTLVKENGKNTKALDEIWNVYREGAVLGGTSAGAAIMSDVMITGGDSLGGLRQEFITEDVSNRDEEYAPVYIEKGLGFFQWGIVDQHFNERSRLGRLVATAIHYETNKHHFAYGIDEDTAMVVNNEKQTISVLGRSNITVIDVAQSTSTGKEIKNVDLSYLSPGDELNVKTKEFTMSGDKVETKGYEYYNFKPLAATGVLSSYGTLPQYLSYSLVDNEEVSEVHSYLYDSKGNGFELGFKQTDETNGYWGYQDGQKDSYSLLHVKMDISPVSVRFNEKDRLTQEYRESTLEVPENSFDPETKGSLVIVGGALGSSNEEVYHEFINRTGENGKIGIIPAASSSLKSSKAFKEDLSSYGVPTERIDILPISNHDFKGTGEDESQWADNKNNPDLAERILEYDAIWFVGGDQTDITRSLLNEDGSKSMALESIWEIYRNGAVLGGTSAGAAIMSDVMIAGGGSYETLSKGFTDMYDGMSQQEGGPGYLEKGLGFFPYGIVDQHFDKKARLGRLIATNAEHGEENEFAYGIDEDTAMIVDNEAKTIEVKGRGGVSVVDLSQSNLSQSSHTYKNIQLSWITSGDQLNLNTNAYTISDHKVSTKDYEYYEYKAAPHTGVLTPHPSLANYLSYSLLDNFGQDEVKSYSFSEDEGFELTFKKGDQTEGFWGYKDGNKDDYSYLNVKMDIVPVKISIENK
- a CDS encoding DUF6509 family protein, with the protein product MNITSHSAEELKDPTGILNGDRYEVILDIEVPEDDELYREQGIYIKVIFVRDENGSRIVQSTIVERNTETYLDFELEEDEESLILSYCEENIG